One region of Theileria equi strain WA chromosome 4 map unlocalized gcontig_1105316255039, whole genome shotgun sequence genomic DNA includes:
- a CDS encoding conserved hypothetical protein (encoded by transcript BEWA_051660A), whose protein sequence is MFKNLNFIFNSKVFNYQDSKIVRLPRNVVYNTIADVPNYHRFLPWCKESEWVSDVHSINDSKKKIARNAILTVHFALIRESYVSKVILEPEKAVQAIAADSILFERLDTNWEMTCKEDVTLINFSICYKFNNPFYQHLSTSFNSIIANTMLRHFIEECHSRHKLLSTYPFMMNMEM, encoded by the exons ATGTTTAAGAATTtgaattttatattcaatTCTAAGGTCTTCAACTACCAAGATTCTAAGATCGTCCGTCTACCTCGAAATGTTGTCTATAATACCATAGCAGATGTACCAAACTACCACAGATTTCTACCTTGGTgcaag GAAAGTGAATGGGTATCAGATGTTCATTCTATCAATGATTCCAAGAAAAAAATCGCAAGAAATGCTATTTTGACTGTACATTTCGCACTTATAAGGGAATCTTATGTATCAAAAGTTATATTGGAGCCAGAAAAGGCAGTTCAG GCGATCGCAGCTGATAGTATCCTATTTGAAAGGCTCGATACAAACTGGGAAATGAcatgtaaagaagatgtaaCTCTGataaatttttcaatatgttacaaattCAACAACCCTTTCTACCAGCATCTTTCCACATCTTTTAACAGTATTATCGCAAACACAATGCTAAGGCATTTTATAGAAGAATGCCACTCCAGACATAAACTATTATCCACATACCCTtttatgatgaatatgGAGATGTAA
- a CDS encoding conserved hypothetical protein (encoded by transcript BEWA_051620A) produces MDDIDCDRSLNVLVKEDNKMNFNHRKNEVYEHREEKNDFSAFRYMGWKSQNLRVVILILALIFMQKPILCMDVQGIDIFPRQDEFVQTFGGTTTVYPEASTKVVDKFIKKEPNCGSSKPSEGLLDVPSESPKDQGVSSKNKKTFSRDTSLPTDDKQDELNAYKRLEFVSSHTENTKFSLDAVDGHVGGDLHEFEAIIQSLNKLKGTMIKHNLDLDGYILRVKELRHANVHLCASTSGSCKFCSAMEVLYKEFDFVLREIDMVRKGNIYYSRDSGHILDKITVMEALHGLYIVYRTPFTVLRHNFVVYRRMENFASKVMFHHVPNGSKKLYKYLYHYFNKSMEWIYSSGIKLLRYTHLSRNFFAKKSLVLDSVISKFLNMEFHINVYEHEKIEEPTLLSVYWSKIKRLLYKHYMYTKFAVLKNRSIDILKIYSRPSLQAADVDSGYNLDYIDSEQSGDLYYLNDSKYSILTVLLKMYLFKLLVTLQSVFIQILRHVCLFSHIFVKLPGNDVTVDTYSASLWHVKDDSIFNLKNSYIILRNISLITLHRFDKFLDFCFSYANTLNPELSVLVPRDLSNRIFFISVIIIISLLMILFLRFLMSVLSLLLSGCIYGSSSSLNKGRMRNMYQKSLFRRLIQTLMKSFTPQNKTHPRRKHRHYRNYDDENTHDSFKAYKPNTRM; encoded by the coding sequence ATGGACGATATAGATTGCGATAGGTCTCTAAATGTTCTTGTTAAAGAAGATAACAAGATGAATTTTAATCACAGAAAAAACGAAGTTTATGAGCATCGGGAGGAGAAGAATGATTTCTCTGCTTTCAGATACATGGGCTGGAAATCCCAAAACTTGAGGGTGGTAATACTCATTCTTGCGCTTATTTTTATGCAAAAGCCCATATTGTGTATGGATGTTCAGGGTATAGATATATTTCCCCGTCAAGATGAATTCGTCCAAACCTTTGGTGGGACTACAACCGTATATCCCGAAGCTTCTACCAAAGTCGTGGATAAGTTTATAAAAAAGGAACCAAATTGTGGTTCTTCAAAACCATCTGAAGGGCTGTTGGATGTTCCAtcagaatctccaaaggatCAAGGTGTTTCCtccaagaataaaaaaACTTTTAGCAGAGATACTTCATTACCCACCGATGATAAGCAGGATGAATTGAATGCGTACAAACGGTTAGAGTTTGTATCATCTCATACAGAGAATACAAAGTTTTCCCTCGATGCAGTAGATGGTCATGTTGGCGGTGATTTACATGAATTTGAAGCTATTATACAGAGTTTGAACAAGCTAAAAGGTACAATGATTAAGCATAACCTTGATTTGGATGGGTATATATTGAGGGTAAAGGAGCTTAGACATGCTAATGTACATTTGTGTGCCAGTACAAGTGGGTCATGTAAATTTTGTTCCGCTATGGAAGTTTTGTATAAGGAGTTTGATTTTGTATTACGTGAGATCGATATGGTAAGAAAGGGGAATATTTACTATAGCAGAGATTCTGGGCATATTTTAGACAAAATCACAGTAATGGAGGCTCTTCATGGCTTATATATAGTGTACAGGACTCCGTTTACTGTTCTAAGACACAATTTTGTAGTTTATAGACGCATGGAAAATTTTGCTTCCAAGGTAATGTTCCATCATGTACCGAATGGATCTAAAAAGCTCTATAAATATCTTTATCACTATTTTAACAAATCTATGGAATGGATATATAGTTCTGGAATTAAATTGCTAAGATATACGCATTTATCCAGGAATTTTTTCGCAAAAAAGAGCCTTGTGCTGGATAGTGTAATATCCAAATTCCTAAACATGGAATTTCATATAAATGTCTATGAGCACGAGAAGATCGAGGAACCAACTTTATTATCTGTTTACTGGTCAAAGATAAAACGTTTATTGTATAAACATTATATGTATACCAAATTTGCGGTACTTAAAAATAGGAGcattgatattttaaaaatttatagTCGTCCCTCTCTGCAAGCTGCAGATGTAGATTCTGGATATAATTTAGACTACATAGACTCCGAACAATCAGGGGACCTTTATTATTTGAATGATTCCAAGTATTCTATTCTCACTGTTTTATTGAAGATGTACTTATTTAAGCTACTTGTTACTCTCCAAAGTGTTTTTATACAGATTCTTAGGCACGTTTGCCTATTCTCCCACATATTTGTCAAACTACCGGGAAATGATGTAACTGTTGACACGTACAGTGCCTCTCTATGGCatgtaaaggatgattCAATTTTCAATCTCAAAAATTCGTACATAATTCTTAGGAATATATCCCTAATAACTTTGCACAGATTTGACAAATTCCTTGACTTTTGTTTCAGTTATGCTAATACACTGAATCCAGAACTTTCTGTTTTGGTACCAAGGGATCTATCCAATCgtattttcttcatttcaGTCATAATCATAATTTCACTTCTTATGATACTCTttttgagatttttgaTGAGCGTTCTGTCATTGTTGCTTAGTGGATGTATTTATGGATCTAGTTCATCTCTGAACAAGGGAAGGATGAGAAACATGTACCAAAAATCTCTCTTTAGACGTCTTATACAAACTCTAATGAAGTCATTCACGCCACAAAACAAAACACATCCAAGGAGAAAGCATAGGCACTATCGCAATTATGACGATGAAAATACACACGACAGCTTTAAAGCGTATAAGCCTAACACACGAATGTAG
- a CDS encoding conserved hypothetical protein (encoded by transcript BEWA_051600A), whose amino-acid sequence MYNGYLYRLVVLFLALCLLIAYISIVDETSVKYNARRKILSVLPLDNLPSVVDNKTQSLNKFYSLVLQSIATWKTPVGYKVAKLCLQSGNDSYDLLTIKEKITVTLKKDVRLVVGLANDNSNIHSESTIHSRINDMNIWNVNTSTYVYVKSKNVFAISIVLLFVVVPMISVLRINNNLHEIFYRQFSDYSLLIASILLSLFNYRIIVNVIFWFIWAPILQCYVFKNYKEIIDDQQQTLRSQEHVNSINIELKDEIEGEENVTIEKKKMDYSILFLFVHIVLTFVVMGYSRDSGADTATKSIYKSVKCPFNVPSAPTYMLGELHRKNDTFSIDIEHKNMEAQINELYEISSTSALSPWVDSIVKSVNANKTTILVKGNKGAKYQIYKEQTIDDLKQVLFIFQGDTYFTVMEADFTQENCDYKNVDMLSFKLGWSIGLRIFTILDCFTLLACLILHRKTQKTKLRIGLIVSSLAVNIGLILVLVILIPMKLSSIHKATESEVISSVGPIFQFMTLRNWMTFFLFLNLIFLLGYISISVPRSYLTFNINMTAIKRPININIANLLIISYQGLILMLMAACIGTSTFGSNLPMYKNYFSALKYLLLMTFNKLYLDQKNIALWIYYRICIVVFYIIMLTAIIATFYFGSQTKDLPENKNFETFTDQDYNINVDIKATREELMYFKVFLKALESYREHNKGNPEHVDSIEKFMETFTQSQTGLHRLKFNTTQHVYLERLKRYLICIIFLRIKIHYSENKVEELETYSKTLHLNSERRKNYLMLLENKIESTMKELQRFKDSNEIIETIKKAKEVSQEEKSKNEEPRETKYNLEDLESFITNPNVSRQVDEIEQVNQEETPVGVHPKLQLNTSNSQDLAPPEVTLHEQIESSNVTEVNEVRHTIPAECTNQTEKSSEETGRESTENSGSSGHIRRKNSIKENKKRKNSKNMGIFKTSILK is encoded by the exons ATGTATAATGGGTACCTATATAGACTCGTAGTACTATTCCTGGCGTTATGTCTTCTTATCGCATACATCTCTATTGTTGACGAAACTAGCGTTAAATATAATGCTAGAAGGAAAATCTTGTCGGTTCTACCATTGGACAACCTTCCAAGTGTAGTTGATAATAAGACGCAATCTTTGAATAAATTCTATTCATTGGTGCTACAAAGTATCGCAACATGGAAAACTCCTGTAGGCTACAAAGTGGCTAAGCTTTGTCTTCAGTCGGGAAATG ATTCTTATGATTTACTAActataaaggagaaaatAACGGTAACTTTGAAAAAAGATGTTAGACTTGTAGTTGGTTTAGCAAACGATAACTCGAACATTCATTCAG AGTCAACAATTCACTCCAGGATAAATGATATGAACATATGGAATGTAAACACGTCAACATATGTTTATGTAAAATCAAAAAATGTGTTTGCAATTTCTATTGTACTTTTGTTCGTTGTTGTTCCTATG ATTTCAGTTTTGAGAATCAATAACAATCTCCatgaaatattttatagACAGTTCTCAGACTATTCCCTGCTGATTGCCTCGATTCTCCTTTCATTGTTCAATTACAGGATAATTGTAAATGTGATTTTCTGGTTTATATGGGCTCCAATACTTCAGTGTTATGTTTTTAAGAACTATAAAGAAATTATAGACGATCAACAGCAAACTTTAAGATCTCAGGAACATGTTAATTCAATTAATATTGAGCTtaaagatgaaattgaGGGCGAAGAAAATGTAACTattgaaaagaaaaaaatGGATTattctattctctttttATTCGTGCATATAGTCTTGACATTTGTGGTTATGGGATATTCTAGGGATTCTGGAGCTGATACCGCGACTAAAAGCATTTATAAATCAGTGAAGTGTCCATTTAATGTGCCATCCGCTCCTACATACATGCTGGGTGAACTACACAGAAAAAATGATACATTCTCAATCGATATTGAACACAAAAATATGGAAGCACAAATTAACGAATTATACGAAATATCGTCTACATCGGCTCTTAGCCCCTGGGTAGACTCCATAGTAAAATCGGTAAATGCAAATAAAACGACAATTTTAGTCAAGGGAAATAAAGGTGcaaaatatcaaatatatAAGGAACAGACAATCGATGATTTAAAACAAGTGTTATTCATATTTCAAGGAGACACATATTTTACTGTTATGGAAGCGGATTTTACGCAAGAAAATTGCGATTATAAAAATGTTGATATGCTAAGTTTTAAACTGGGATGGTCAATAGGATTGAGGATTTTTACCATATTAGACTGTTTTACACTTTTAGCTTGTTTAATATTGCATAGAAAAACTCAAAAGACTAAACTTAGGATAGGATTGATTGTTAGCTCACTCGCTGTTAATATAGGATTGATACTTGTTCTTGTCATCCTTATACCAATGAAACTTTCTAGTATACATAAAGCTACTGAATCTGAGGTGATAAGTTCTGTCGGACCAATATTTCAATTTATGACACTTAGGAATTGGATGACATTTTTTCTGTTTTTGAATCTTATATTTCTTTTAGGCTATATTTCAATATCTGTTCCTCGTTCTTATCTTACATTTAACATAAATATGACAGCTATTAAACGTCccataaatataaatatagCAAATCTATTGATAATTTCTTATCAGGGATtaattttaatgttaatgGCGGCATGTATAGGAACATCTACATTTGGTTCAAACCTACCAATGTACAAAAATTATTTTtctgcattaaaatatttattaTTAATGACGTTTAACAAGTTATATTTAGATCAAAAAAATATTGCACTGTGGATTTATTATAGAATTTGTATTGTGGTATTTTACATCATAATGTTAACAGCTATAATTGCAACATTTTATTTCGGGAGCCAAACGAAGGATTTACcagaaaataaaaattttgaaacatttacaGATCAAGATTACAATATTAATGTAGATATAAAAGCCACACGTGAAGAACTTATGTATTTTAAAGTATTTCTAAAAGCTCTAGAAAGTTACAGAGAACATAATAAAGGCAACCCAGAACATGTCGACAGTATAGAAAAGTTTATGGAAACGTTTACTCAGTCACAAACTGGATTACATAGATTAAAATTTAATACGACACAACATGTTTATTTGGAAAGACTAAAAAGGTATCTTATATGtataatatttttaagAATAAAGATACACTATTCCGAAAATAAGGTAGAGGAATTGGAGACATACAGTAAAACGTTGCACCTTAATAGTgagagaagaaaaaattATCTGATGTTACttgaaaataaaattgAGAGTACTATGAAAGAACTCCAGAGGTTTAAAGATTCTAATGAAATCATTGAAACAATAAAGAAAGCTAAAGAGGTTTCGCAGGAGGAAAAGTCAAAAAATGAAGAGCCACGagaaacaaaatataatttggaggatttggaaagttttatAACAAATCCAAATGTTAGTAGGCAAGTGGATGAAATTGAACAAGTAAATCAGGAAGAAACACCCGTAGGTGTCCATCCAAAACTACAGCTCAACACTTCCAATTCACAGGATCTAGCACCTCCAGAAGTAACTCTCCACGAGCAAATTGAGTCTTCCAATGTCACAGAGGTGAATGAAGTCAGACATACTATTCCTGCAGAGTGTACGAATCAGACGGAAAAATCTAGTGAGGAAACAGGTCGAGAATCCACAGAAAATTCGGGT
- a CDS encoding DEAD box ATP-dependent RNA helicase family member protein (encoded by transcript BEWA_051670A): MRYTLNSIRICRLFLCISLTMIGSVRINKLANITSLSTRNLLAGRSIFGQIQIHKDGKFGVSDGYYASIIPHSTFITHSLTPNNEPFYDAEYSRRTSVNNYNMQRDYPMDSPQISQRYPSYKSGGYNSRPMGNRYGYNSGYGGYSDYNRSRPPIRPFGRGNQGFQQQLAPVHWDNVNLVEIKKDFYDLSYEADSRPGEEIEAILKEHNIIIEGEVPLPKPVISFDEAVFNDPIQRLIKLAGFSEPTPIQKVGWTSCLTGRDVVGVSQTGSGKTLTFLLPGILHLLAQPPVGNGGPIVLILAPTRELCLQISNEAAPYLRELNLRGTAAYGGVPKYAQQHQLSRGVEIMVATPGRLIDLLSTGSVRLDRVSYLVLDEADRMFDMGFEPQIRNIFSQVRPDRQILLFSATWPKSIRLLASEFCGSDLIYIQVGDMEVTANPKIRQRICPMNSQDVMRSLDSFLETDGVGKKILIFSDTKRFAESLAYELKHRGFNANSLHGDLTQAGRERVMAAFRKEGPSILVATDIASRGLDVKDIDFVVNLDVPKTFEDYIHRIGRTARGNKTGDSILYFPLDLMTPTKVKFAKDLIEMLNKLGQTVPQEILSIAERY, from the exons ATGCGGTATACGTTAAACAGCATAAGAATTTGTAGATTGTTTCTTTGTATATCACTTACAATGATAGGCTCAGTCAGGATAAATAAATTGGCAAATATTACTTCTTTGTCAACAAGGAATTTGTTGGCTGGAAGGTCTATATTTGGACAAATTCAGATTCATAAGGATGGGAAATTTGGAGTTTCTGATGGATATTATGCATCTATAATCCCACATTCCACATTTATAACACATTCTTTGACCCCTAACAATGAACCATTCTATGACGCAGAATATTCTCGCAGGACGTCAGTTAATAACTACAATATGCAACGGGATTACCCTATGGATAGCCCTCAAATCTCTCAGAGGTATCCTAGCTACAAATCTGGTGGATATAACAGCCGTCCAATGGGTAATCGCTATGGTTATAATTCTGGTTATGGTGGTTATTCTGATTACAATCGTAGTAGACCACCCATTAgaccttttggaagag GAAATCAAGGCTTCCAACAACAGTTGGCTCCTGTACACTGGGATAACGTAAATCTTGTGGAAATAAAGAAAGATTTCTACGACCTAAGCTATGAAGCTGATAGCAGACCTGGGGAAGAAATAGAAGCAATTCTTAAAGAGCACAATATAATTATTGAGGGAGAGGTTCCATTGCCTAAGCCAGTGATTTCATTCGATGAAGCGGTTTTCAATGACCCTATACAAAGATTAATTAAATTAGCCGGGTTCTCCGAACCAACCCCTATCCAAAAGGTTGGTTGGACTTCTTGTCTTACAGGTAGAGATGTCGTTGGAGTATCCCAGACTGGATCCGGAAAAACTCTAACATTTTTGCTCCCCGGTATACTTCATTTGCTTGCCCAACCTCCTGTGGGCAACGGGGGTCCAATTGTCCTAATTTTAGCACCTACTAGAGAATTATGCCTGCAGATATCTAATGAAGCCGCTCCGTATTTAAGAGAACTAAACTTGAGAGGAACTGCTGCATATGGAGGTGTCCCAAAGTATGCACAACAGCATCAGTTATCTAGAGGTGTTGAAATAATGGTTGCAACACCTGGAAGACTAATTGATTTGTTATCCACTGGTTCAGTTCGACTGGATCGTGTTAGTTATCTAGTGTTAGATGAAGCTGATCGCATGTTCGACATGGGTTTTGAACCACAAATCAGAAACATATTCTCTCAGGTCCGACCTGATAGACAAATTTTGTTGTTTAGTGCCACGTGGCCAAAAAGCATACGCTTACTTGCTTCAGAGTTTTGTGGATCAGATCTCATCTACATTCAAGTTGGTGATATGGAGGTAACCGCAAACCCAAAGATTAGACAACGCATATGTCCTATGAATAGCCAGGATGTAATGCGGTCTCTGGACTCTTTCCTTGAAACCGATGGAGTCGGCAAGAAAATACTTATATTCTCTGATACAAAAAGATTTGCCGAATCTCTTGCTTATGAACTTAAACATAGGGGCTTTAATGCCAACTCTTTGCATGGAGACTTGACACAAGCTGGACGCGAAAGGGTTATGGCTGCATTTAGAAAGGAAGGGCCTTCAATTTTGGTAGCCACGGATATAGCATCCAGAGGTCTTGACGTCAAAGATATAGATTTTGTTGTTAATTTGGATGTTCCTAAAACCTTTGAAGATTATATTCACAGAATCGGACGTACTGCACGTGGTAATAAAACCGGTGATTCAATTCTTTACTTCCCTCTGGATCTCATGACTCCAACAAAAGTCAAGTTTGCTAAGGACTTGATAGAAATGCTAAATAAACTTGGACAAACCGTACCACAAGAGATCTTATCTATTGCTGAAAGATATTAA
- a CDS encoding conserved hypothetical protein (encoded by transcript BEWA_051630A), giving the protein MSILRNFAKILPLKHNYIYNSCIRRLYTVNSVCSINWRFNYEPPISTIHKRWYRPDKHIDWVGIRQKWRVQQQLQKKKKHKNHQKVALRFRLTRFGWERLRSGRNAKKYNLVRKLPC; this is encoded by the exons ATGTCCATACTTCGCAATTTTGCCAAAATCCTACCTCTAAAGCATAATTACATCTATAATTCATGTATCCGTAGACTGTATACGGTGAATAGTGTCTGTAGCATAAACTGGAGATTCAACTACGAGCCACCGATCTCTACTATACACAAGAGGTGGTACAGACCAGACAAACATATAGACTGGGTGGGAATCCGACAAAAATGGCGCGTTCAACAGCAACtacaaaagaagaagaagcaTAAGAATCATCAAAAGGTAGCCCTAAGGTTCAGGCTTACCAG ATTTGGATGGGAAAGACTGCGGAGCGGTAGAAATGCCAAAAAGTACAACCTGGTACGAAAGTTGCCATGTTAA
- a CDS encoding conserved hypothetical protein (encoded by transcript BEWA_051610A), whose translation MSTILDLAANSDESDSDYVLSEPQSESEDEKKAKKKRDREKNRAILQSKVNEIYSDMLKESENIYKHPSGLSDSFMLQFHKKHVKPIKNKSLKYVENYVKNSSSIVYSEDSTLDIKTFKEQCYKTPNNEILDIVKKAVSVDETEPVTVKKTYTFAGQTYELHDKVDKKSKKYINHLKKQEKSLGGSFSFLDQMLSEIGPKQTLSAISKSEVDWNKYKDENDLDTSLKKDHRYIKEQAFLQRANWKEHENSLQARK comes from the coding sequence ATGAGCACAATTTTAGATTTAGCGGCCAATTCTGACGAATCTGATTCTGATTACGTCCTATCTGAACCACAATCGGAGAGCGAAGATGAGAAAAAAGCCAAGAAAAAACGTGACCGTGAGAAAAACCGGGCTATCTTGCAGAGCAAAGTGAATGAAATATATTCTGATATGCTAAAAGAGAGTGAAAATATATACAAACATCCTAGTGGATTAAGTGATAGCTTCATGCTCCAGTTTCATAAGAAACATGTAAAACCGATCAAAAACAAGTCATTGAAATATGTGGAAAATTATGTAAAGAATAGCTCCAGTATAGTCTATAGTGAGGATTCCACTTTAGATATTAAAACCTTTAAAGAACAATGTTACAAAACACCTAACAATGAAATATTGGATATTGTTAAAAAGGCTGTTAGCGTCGATGAAACTGAGCCAGTAACAGTGAAAAAAACCTATACTTTTGCAGGGCAGACGTACGAGCTTCATGATAAGGTTgacaaaaaatccaaaaagTACATCAATCACCTCAAGAAACAGGAAAAAAGCTTGGGTGGAAGtttttcatttttggaCCAAATGCTATCGGAAATTGGTCCAAAACAAACCCTATCAGCTATTTCAAAATCTGAAGTTGACTGGAACAAATACAAGGACGAAAATGATCTTGATACATCTCTAAAGAAGGATCATAGGTACATCAAGGAACAAGCATTTCTGCAAAGGGCCAACTGGAAAGAACACGAAAACTCACTACAGGCAAGAAAATAG